One stretch of Alphaproteobacteria bacterium DNA includes these proteins:
- a CDS encoding tetratricopeptide repeat protein has protein sequence MSGHSLSLEDACKKGIDFQMEGRFDLAEDLFLRVLAVDPDNPHALYLYGNLTLQTGRWEIAAQYLGRAVERWPGLTVAHAGLGKTLRKLGRLPEACQAYSQAHRNDPGDRESLEQLVEIKRLICDWEGLESIDAAFLDAIAQGHAADPFKALLVADNPAAQLASARNAANAIRQLAGNPPPRKRRPIAQHGPIRIGYLCADFHDHPLAVQYAQVPSRHDRARIHCTAYVQNPLKPGSAGQRMIDGCDCWRHALPLASQELADQIDEDGIDLLIDLSGFTTHRHKDVLLKVAAPVTVNYFGWPGSMGDLCDAIIADPVIMPPGSERHYHERVFRLATTYQPNDPERVIAPAPRRAEEGIPEDAFVFSSFVQPTKITPAIFDAWMTILKGVDHAVLWLWGFNPLMSENLQERARHQGVQPDRLIFAGGKPRPEHTARYGLVDLALDTPVYGGHSTTTDALWAGCPVLGLAGRGFPARVSASLLLAARLKDLVCTNLADYTAKAIHLARQPDELRAIRQRLSKDRKSLPLFDIEHFTKELDDTLLEIAESARRGDFA, from the coding sequence ATGAGCGGACACAGCCTTTCCCTGGAAGACGCCTGCAAGAAGGGGATCGACTTCCAGATGGAAGGCAGATTCGATCTGGCCGAGGACTTATTCCTGCGCGTGCTGGCGGTCGATCCCGACAATCCGCATGCCCTTTACCTGTATGGCAATCTGACCTTGCAAACCGGGCGCTGGGAGATCGCCGCCCAATATCTTGGCCGGGCGGTGGAACGCTGGCCGGGATTGACGGTCGCGCATGCCGGACTTGGCAAAACCCTGCGCAAGCTGGGCCGCCTGCCCGAAGCCTGCCAGGCCTATTCGCAAGCCCATCGCAACGATCCCGGCGATCGGGAAAGCCTGGAACAGCTTGTCGAGATCAAGCGGCTGATCTGCGACTGGGAGGGGCTGGAATCCATCGACGCCGCCTTTCTGGACGCGATTGCCCAGGGCCATGCCGCAGACCCTTTCAAGGCTTTGCTGGTGGCCGACAATCCCGCCGCCCAATTGGCCAGCGCCAGAAACGCGGCCAATGCCATCAGGCAGTTGGCTGGCAATCCGCCGCCCCGCAAGCGACGCCCCATCGCCCAACACGGGCCGATCAGGATCGGTTATCTGTGCGCCGATTTTCACGACCATCCGCTGGCGGTTCAATATGCCCAGGTGCCCAGCCGCCACGACCGTGCCAGAATTCATTGCACGGCCTATGTCCAGAACCCTTTGAAGCCGGGCAGCGCCGGGCAGCGGATGATCGACGGCTGCGATTGCTGGCGCCATGCTCTGCCGCTCGCCAGCCAGGAATTGGCCGACCAGATTGACGAAGACGGCATCGATCTGCTCATCGATCTTTCAGGCTTCACCACCCATCGGCACAAGGATGTGCTGCTGAAGGTGGCAGCACCAGTCACGGTGAATTACTTCGGCTGGCCCGGTTCGATGGGCGATCTGTGCGACGCCATCATCGCCGATCCCGTCATCATGCCGCCCGGCTCCGAGCGCCATTACCATGAACGGGTATTCCGGTTGGCCACCACCTATCAGCCCAATGATCCCGAGCGCGTCATCGCGCCCGCGCCCAGACGCGCCGAGGAAGGCATCCCAGAAGACGCCTTCGTATTTTCCAGCTTCGTCCAACCCACCAAGATCACGCCTGCCATCTTCGACGCCTGGATGACCATTTTGAAGGGCGTGGATCATGCCGTCTTATGGCTTTGGGGCTTCAATCCCCTGATGTCGGAAAATCTGCAAGAGCGGGCGCGGCATCAGGGCGTCCAACCCGACCGCCTGATTTTTGCGGGGGGCAAGCCGCGCCCAGAACATACCGCCCGCTATGGCTTGGTCGATCTGGCGCTCGACACGCCGGTTTATGGCGGCCATTCGACAACCACCGACGCCCTCTGGGCGGGTTGTCCGGTCTTGGGGCTGGCGGGCCGCGGATTCCCAGCCCGTGTTTCGGCCAGTCTTCTGCTTGCGGCAAGACTTAAGGATTTGGTCTGCACGAACTTGGCCGACTATACGGCCAAGGCGATCCATCTGGCGCGCCAGCCAGACGAGCTTCGCGCCATCCGCCAGCGGTTGAGCAAAGACCGCAAGTCCCTGCCCCTGTTCGACATCGAGCATTTCACCAAGGAGCTGGATGACACGTTGTTAGAAATCGCCGAATCCGCAAGACGGGGCGATTTCGCCTGA